One Solibacillus sp. R5-41 DNA segment encodes these proteins:
- the asbD gene encoding petrobactin biosynthesis protein AsbD — MTRQQLMKSIYDIMENSLELQTLSSFNEDARLNEDLYMDSIMILQLILHLELDLGISIPDDILVPKDFKTVGTLASFLEKQQKVE, encoded by the coding sequence ATGACGAGACAACAATTGATGAAGAGCATCTATGATATTATGGAAAATTCATTAGAGTTGCAGACACTGTCTTCTTTTAATGAAGATGCCCGGTTAAATGAGGATTTGTATATGGATTCAATTATGATCCTTCAACTGATTCTTCATTTAGAGTTGGATCTTGGCATTTCCATTCCCGATGACATTCTCGTTCCAAAAGATTTCAAAACAGTAGGAACACTAGCAAGCTTTTTAGAAAAACAGCAAAAAGTAGAATAA
- a CDS encoding iron ABC transporter permease, which yields MLHSFSSKIFGIITLLFLVALLFFCSLAMGQTSISFSLALEVLTQYNPENPDHLIIATSRLARATIALTVGIALAIAGTLIQTLTRNPLASPDLLGINAGAIFFIVFAITWLDLQSMTQYMWFGFLGAAIAGLGVFFLSSLGRDGLTPIKVILAGTALSALFISFTQGMLVIDEQSIQTVLFWISGSIAGRDLNMLFAVLPFLVPAIVISLFIGKAMNIFGSGDDVAKSLGQNVGLLKILMGVLIIVLAGGSVAVVGSVGFIGLIVPHIAKGLVGTDYRWTLPFSALLGAALLIGADILARFLISPMEVPIGVMTAFIGGPFFIYLAKKGVSKQ from the coding sequence ATGTTACATTCTTTTAGTTCTAAAATCTTTGGAATCATCACACTTTTATTTCTCGTTGCACTTTTATTTTTTTGTAGCTTAGCAATGGGGCAAACGTCCATTTCATTTTCGTTAGCTTTGGAAGTTTTGACACAATACAATCCAGAAAACCCGGACCATCTTATTATCGCAACTAGTCGATTAGCACGTGCAACGATTGCACTTACTGTCGGAATTGCATTAGCGATTGCCGGAACATTAATTCAAACTTTAACAAGAAATCCACTTGCCTCCCCAGATTTACTAGGAATTAATGCTGGGGCAATATTTTTTATTGTTTTTGCTATAACTTGGTTAGATCTTCAATCAATGACTCAGTATATGTGGTTTGGTTTTCTAGGAGCGGCTATTGCAGGTTTGGGAGTGTTTTTTTTAAGTAGCCTAGGTCGTGACGGCTTAACACCGATTAAAGTTATTTTAGCGGGTACAGCTCTATCTGCCCTTTTTATATCATTTACACAAGGGATGTTAGTCATTGATGAACAATCAATTCAAACGGTATTATTTTGGATTTCAGGTTCAATTGCTGGCAGAGATTTAAATATGCTGTTTGCTGTTCTTCCTTTTTTAGTTCCTGCGATAGTCATTAGTCTATTTATTGGGAAAGCAATGAATATTTTTGGTTCGGGGGATGATGTTGCGAAAAGTTTAGGTCAAAATGTGGGGTTATTAAAAATCTTAATGGGTGTATTAATAATTGTTTTAGCTGGAGGCTCTGTTGCGGTAGTCGGTTCTGTTGGATTTATTGGTTTAATTGTTCCGCATATTGCTAAAGGATTAGTTGGCACTGATTATCGATGGACACTACCTTTCAGTGCTTTATTAGGTGCGGCGTTATTAATCGGTGCTGATATACTCGCTCGATTTTTAATTAGCCCAATGGAAGTCCCAATTGGGGTTATGACCGCATTTATTGGCGGACCATTCTTTATTTACTTAGCAAAAAAAGGGGTGTCTAAACAATGA
- a CDS encoding ABC transporter substrate-binding protein, with the protein MNKKISVLLFSIIATIAILAACGNTEEKKVNSASAEKETATSETRVIEHVLGTTTIKGTPKKIVTLYQGATDTLLEFGVKPIGVVESWAEQPIYEYLRSDLEGVTIVGLETQPNLEEIAALKPDLIIASQVRHEEIYGQLSQIAPTVVSASVDDIYETTSLIGQAIGQEDQAGKLLSDWESRVADFKEKIATNENYPFSVAVTNYRADHARIYVQGFAGSILQELGFKEPKNLQGQNLEIVKLNDKETISQMNADIIFQFMEDDAAVKKTYKEWSEHPLYLSLDAVKNEQVFTVNEIVWNLAGGIQAANLMLDDLYTHFKLEK; encoded by the coding sequence ATGAATAAAAAAATTAGTGTTTTACTATTTTCTATTATTGCAACAATTGCAATTTTAGCTGCTTGTGGTAATACAGAAGAAAAAAAAGTGAATTCTGCAAGTGCAGAAAAAGAAACAGCTACTTCTGAAACAAGAGTAATTGAGCATGTTTTAGGTACAACAACAATCAAGGGCACACCTAAAAAAATTGTAACATTATATCAAGGTGCTACGGATACACTTTTAGAATTTGGTGTGAAGCCAATTGGTGTAGTTGAATCTTGGGCTGAACAACCAATTTATGAATATTTAAGATCAGATTTAGAAGGTGTTACTATTGTAGGTTTGGAAACACAACCAAACTTAGAGGAAATTGCAGCTTTAAAACCGGATTTAATAATCGCATCGCAAGTAAGACATGAGGAAATTTACGGACAATTATCACAAATTGCACCAACAGTAGTTAGTGCTTCTGTAGATGACATTTACGAAACGACAAGTCTAATAGGGCAAGCAATTGGACAAGAAGATCAAGCTGGAAAATTGTTATCAGATTGGGAAAGCCGAGTTGCTGACTTCAAAGAAAAAATTGCAACGAATGAAAATTATCCATTTAGCGTAGCTGTTACAAATTACCGTGCAGATCATGCACGTATCTATGTACAAGGATTCGCTGGTTCAATTCTACAAGAGCTTGGTTTTAAAGAGCCAAAAAATTTACAAGGGCAAAATTTAGAGATTGTGAAATTAAATGATAAAGAAACAATTTCACAAATGAATGCAGATATAATTTTCCAATTCATGGAGGACGATGCAGCTGTAAAAAAAACTTATAAAGAATGGTCTGAACATCCACTGTATTTAAGTTTGGATGCGGTTAAAAATGAACAAGTATTTACAGTGAATGAAATTGTTTGGAACTTAGCAGGTGGTATACAAGCGGCAAACTTAATGCTGGATGATTTATATACGCATTTCAAACTTGAAAAATAA
- a CDS encoding IucA/IucC family siderophore biosynthesis protein: MQQLQPLASKQGELRVRRQLVEAMIFEGLIKYEETCLDKWTSILTLVGQKCTYRCEGRRMAFDRIRIKEDSIFQVGKDETLLEATLEDLVDELLSTHKDKDRLLKELHLTSMLCDWNDRHLQMQMSRRNSSYEELESEIIEGHPYHPCFKSRTGFTIDDHRDYGPEVKQSFTLQWVAVRRSYARITVLEEEESFWKRELGHLMWGDLLAKLAAFDGTYEEYTFLPVHPWQWSNMKHELAGLIEQKDLIPLDVKGDYYRATQSVRTLWNFTNPEKAQLKCSMNMVNTSSLRKLHSHAVCAAPHISAWLRQVIQLDSYLQKEASLIVLEEYAGIIFEPNAKKHSGKLEGQLGSIWRESVRSYMKDDEEAVPFTVLMMMEKDGRPFINEWLFRYGTEEWVKRLIEVSVIPVWHLLVAHGIAVEAHAQNMILLHQNGWPTRVVLRDFHDSIEYIEDFISDRSLIPDFETIHERFKDAPVDQYYWMSSVEALRELVMDTLFVFHLSELSYLLEEQYGFVETRFWSQVRDGIQKHFERFPSLCSRNEQLQHTSTHIYVESLLTKKLQNQEEGNFRHIVSNTLAQADKKEK, encoded by the coding sequence ATGCAGCAGCTACAGCCTTTAGCTTCTAAACAAGGAGAGCTACGTGTAAGGCGGCAGCTTGTGGAAGCAATGATTTTTGAAGGACTAATCAAATATGAAGAAACTTGTCTAGATAAATGGACTTCAATCCTTACTCTTGTTGGACAGAAGTGTACCTATCGTTGTGAAGGGAGAAGAATGGCATTTGATCGCATCCGAATAAAGGAAGATAGTATTTTTCAAGTAGGAAAGGATGAAACGTTACTAGAGGCAACGCTTGAGGATCTAGTAGATGAATTACTTTCGACTCATAAAGACAAAGATCGATTACTGAAAGAACTTCATTTAACGAGTATGCTTTGTGACTGGAATGATCGTCATCTTCAAATGCAAATGTCGAGAAGAAATTCGAGCTATGAAGAATTAGAATCAGAAATCATTGAAGGACATCCATATCATCCTTGTTTTAAATCAAGAACCGGTTTTACAATCGACGACCATAGAGACTATGGCCCTGAAGTAAAGCAATCATTTACCCTTCAATGGGTTGCAGTGAGAAGAAGCTACGCACGAATCACTGTTCTTGAAGAGGAAGAGAGCTTTTGGAAAAGAGAGTTAGGGCATTTAATGTGGGGAGACCTTCTTGCAAAACTTGCGGCATTCGATGGAACATATGAAGAATATACATTTTTACCGGTTCATCCTTGGCAGTGGTCTAACATGAAACATGAACTAGCTGGATTAATAGAGCAAAAAGATCTAATTCCTCTAGATGTGAAAGGAGATTACTATCGGGCTACCCAATCGGTACGAACATTATGGAACTTTACAAATCCTGAAAAGGCGCAATTAAAATGCTCGATGAATATGGTGAATACCTCTTCACTACGAAAGTTACATTCTCATGCTGTTTGTGCCGCTCCTCACATTTCAGCATGGCTTAGGCAGGTGATTCAATTAGACTCCTATTTACAAAAGGAAGCGTCTCTTATTGTACTGGAAGAATACGCAGGGATTATTTTTGAACCGAATGCAAAAAAGCATAGCGGAAAACTAGAAGGTCAGCTTGGCTCAATTTGGCGAGAAAGTGTGCGCTCGTATATGAAGGATGATGAGGAAGCGGTACCGTTTACGGTGTTAATGATGATGGAGAAAGATGGGCGTCCGTTTATAAATGAATGGCTCTTCCGATATGGAACGGAGGAGTGGGTAAAACGCTTGATCGAAGTGAGTGTTATTCCTGTGTGGCACTTGCTTGTCGCTCACGGTATTGCTGTTGAGGCACATGCGCAAAATATGATTTTATTACATCAAAATGGCTGGCCGACTCGGGTTGTACTGAGGGATTTCCATGACAGTATCGAATATATTGAAGATTTTATTTCAGACAGAAGCCTCATTCCAGACTTTGAAACGATACACGAACGTTTTAAAGATGCACCTGTCGATCAATATTATTGGATGTCTTCTGTCGAGGCTTTACGAGAGTTAGTTATGGATACATTATTCGTGTTTCACTTAAGTGAACTATCTTATTTGCTAGAAGAGCAGTATGGATTTGTAGAAACACGTTTTTGGAGTCAAGTTAGGGACGGAATACAGAAGCACTTTGAACGTTTTCCATCATTATGCTCAAGAAATGAACAGCTTCAGCATACTAGCACACATATTTATGTTGAATCATTACTAACAAAAAAACTTCAAAATCAAGAAGAAGGTAATTTTCGACATATCGTCAGCAATACGTTGGCACAAGCGGATAAAAAGGAGAAATGA
- a CDS encoding iron ABC transporter permease, with amino-acid sequence MKYWTFRMLKGKVSFQISKGWMQVFSIGTLLLIAFFVLSLSAGSNWISPSQVFMQLSNMTDEHAFVIETLRLPRTLLAVLVGSALGISGLILQSIVRNPLASPDIIGITSGASFGAVLFISLGTGVVSMTLLPFAAISGGLITATIIYLLSWNKGVTPIRLVLIGIGISAILKAGVTFLLVFSDTYIASKAYIWLTGSLYAATWDEVTSLFWWIMIPLPILIILGRSMNVTELGDDVAISMGIKLQWQRLVFLGCAVILAASSAAYVGGIEFVGLMAPHLARRLVGRSFLGLIPITGIIGALLVVIADLIARTMFLPLDIPAGVFTAAIGAPFFIYLLYRNRNR; translated from the coding sequence ATGAAGTATTGGACATTTCGTATGTTAAAAGGAAAGGTTTCATTTCAAATTTCAAAAGGATGGATGCAAGTATTCAGTATTGGTACTTTATTATTAATTGCATTTTTCGTATTAAGTTTATCAGCAGGTAGCAATTGGATTTCCCCTTCACAAGTATTTATGCAGCTTAGTAATATGACAGATGAGCATGCATTTGTTATCGAGACCCTACGATTACCTCGAACATTACTCGCTGTTCTAGTAGGTAGCGCATTAGGTATATCAGGACTGATATTACAAAGCATTGTGAGAAATCCACTAGCGTCACCTGATATTATAGGCATTACAAGTGGTGCTTCATTTGGTGCTGTTCTTTTTATAAGTCTTGGCACTGGAGTCGTAAGTATGACTTTATTACCTTTTGCAGCAATAAGTGGTGGTTTAATAACAGCTACTATCATTTACTTACTCTCTTGGAATAAAGGTGTTACACCTATCCGATTAGTTTTAATTGGTATAGGAATATCCGCCATATTAAAAGCAGGTGTCACATTTTTATTAGTTTTTAGTGATACATACATTGCTTCTAAAGCCTATATTTGGTTAACAGGAAGTTTATATGCGGCGACTTGGGATGAGGTTACTTCACTTTTCTGGTGGATAATGATTCCATTACCTATCTTAATAATTTTAGGGAGAAGTATGAATGTAACAGAACTCGGTGATGATGTTGCGATTAGTATGGGAATAAAATTACAATGGCAACGACTTGTTTTCCTGGGGTGCGCAGTTATTTTAGCAGCAAGCTCAGCTGCATACGTTGGGGGAATTGAATTCGTGGGATTGATGGCGCCACATCTCGCGAGACGTTTAGTTGGAAGGTCATTTCTTGGTTTAATCCCGATAACAGGAATTATTGGGGCTCTATTGGTCGTAATCGCAGATTTAATTGCACGAACAATGTTCCTTCCATTAGATATACCTGCTGGCGTATTTACTGCTGCAATCGGTGCACCATTCTTTATTTATTTATTATATAGAAATCGAAATCGTTAG
- a CDS encoding ABC transporter ATP-binding protein — MNGIQTKNLTLQYGNQPIIENLDFDIPIEKITVLVGANGSGKSTLLRSLARLLNPTSGEIILDTHKLQEISTRQIAKKLAILPQGPVAPEGITVHQLVKQGRYPHQKWFQQWSEEDEELVEKALIATQLLPLKDRHVDALSGGQRQRAWIAMTLAQETPIILLDEPTTYLDMTHQIELLDFLFDLNRQYKRTIVMVLHDLNLACRYADNLVAIHNKKVAVQGTPEDIVTSEMVKNIFNLDALINADPYFGTPLCIPKGKGRRVK; from the coding sequence ATGAATGGGATTCAAACAAAAAATTTAACATTACAATACGGGAATCAGCCAATTATTGAGAATCTCGATTTTGACATACCAATCGAAAAAATTACAGTACTTGTAGGTGCAAACGGTAGTGGGAAATCAACATTATTACGTTCGTTAGCACGCTTACTTAATCCAACATCTGGTGAAATTATTTTAGATACACATAAATTACAAGAAATATCGACAAGGCAGATCGCGAAAAAGCTTGCCATTCTACCTCAAGGACCAGTTGCACCTGAAGGAATTACTGTACATCAGTTAGTAAAGCAAGGTCGTTATCCACACCAAAAATGGTTTCAGCAATGGTCAGAAGAAGATGAGGAATTAGTTGAAAAGGCACTAATCGCTACACAATTACTCCCTTTAAAAGATCGGCATGTGGATGCTTTATCTGGTGGGCAACGTCAGCGAGCTTGGATTGCAATGACATTGGCACAAGAAACACCGATTATTTTACTAGATGAGCCAACAACTTATCTAGATATGACACATCAAATTGAATTATTAGATTTTTTATTCGACTTAAATCGTCAATACAAGCGAACGATTGTTATGGTATTACATGATTTAAACTTAGCGTGTCGTTATGCAGATAATTTAGTGGCTATTCATAATAAAAAAGTTGCTGTCCAAGGTACTCCAGAGGATATCGTTACATCTGAAATGGTAAAAAATATTTTTAATTTGGATGCACTTATTAATGCAGATCCCTATTTTGGAACTCCCCTATGTATTCCAAAAGGAAAAGGGCGCCGTGTCAAATGA
- a CDS encoding IucA/IucC family siderophore biosynthesis protein, whose amino-acid sequence MQQIAKQIAENASFQAFMNCYIREVSSGHWVKKEEWIKEQRLSILITEEHMLELELPMQNTRFAFGVDYKSLVGRHMFGVSLKYCTKQKQWLLEDKLTILITLIQELHFMAKADGCSGLSSHFDELILRIIESYQTMANYIEKSLENKKQNGANDSFIEAEQSLLFGHWLHPTPKSRQGMANWQQTSFAPELQGSFQLHYFRVDRKIVKESSVLEKSASELISQSLRKSQPDFVMSEKHCLIPMHPLQAQWLLQQQYVKKALAEGLIKYEGALGAFYTATSSIRTVYSSNEEMMYKFSIPVKITNSLRVNRTHELKAGIVMARLMNKIDFLQNHSSFRMIDDPAYMTVEIPNQTESGFEVIFRSNVFPEGHDEGICMIAALVQEPLPKEKSRLCQLIMKISQSEFRSLESVSLDWFKVYWKCAIESLLRLYDAYGIALEAHQQNSVLNISSGYPTTYYYRDNQGYYLSKTYKEELLSIEPSLQETEELFYEDALIHDRFINYLFMNQLFPVISRFGADQLIDEKVLLKWSIDQLHLLEKEFTGHGKAFVHNILKQEKLAFKANLLTRFHDVDELEAELEQAVYTTIPNPFVLQYEEVEYAAATAFSF is encoded by the coding sequence ATGCAACAGATTGCCAAACAGATTGCAGAAAATGCATCGTTTCAGGCGTTTATGAATTGTTACATACGAGAAGTGAGTAGCGGACATTGGGTCAAAAAGGAGGAGTGGATAAAAGAACAGCGACTATCTATCCTGATTACAGAGGAACATATGCTAGAGCTTGAATTGCCGATGCAAAACACCCGTTTTGCATTTGGTGTGGATTACAAATCTCTTGTTGGAAGACATATGTTTGGTGTCTCGTTGAAGTATTGTACGAAACAAAAACAATGGCTTCTTGAAGATAAATTAACGATACTCATCACGCTCATTCAAGAACTACATTTTATGGCTAAGGCGGATGGATGTTCTGGACTTTCTTCTCATTTTGATGAACTCATTCTTCGCATAATTGAGAGCTATCAAACGATGGCAAATTATATTGAAAAGAGTTTGGAAAATAAGAAACAAAATGGAGCTAACGATTCGTTTATTGAAGCTGAGCAGTCTCTCTTATTTGGACATTGGCTTCATCCGACACCTAAAAGCAGACAAGGGATGGCAAATTGGCAACAAACTAGTTTTGCTCCAGAGCTACAAGGTTCTTTCCAACTTCACTATTTTCGTGTCGACCGTAAAATTGTGAAAGAGTCCTCAGTATTAGAAAAAAGTGCGAGTGAACTCATTTCTCAGTCTTTAAGAAAATCACAACCTGATTTTGTTATGTCAGAGAAGCATTGCCTCATTCCGATGCACCCGCTTCAAGCACAGTGGCTTTTACAGCAACAGTATGTAAAAAAAGCGCTTGCTGAAGGATTGATAAAATACGAAGGTGCACTTGGGGCATTTTATACAGCAACCTCTTCGATAAGAACGGTATATAGCTCAAATGAAGAAATGATGTATAAGTTTTCAATTCCTGTTAAAATAACGAATTCATTAAGGGTAAATCGAACTCATGAACTAAAAGCCGGAATTGTTATGGCTCGGTTAATGAATAAGATTGATTTCTTACAGAACCATTCATCTTTTCGGATGATTGATGACCCAGCCTATATGACTGTAGAGATTCCAAATCAAACGGAATCAGGGTTTGAGGTTATTTTTCGCTCAAACGTATTTCCTGAAGGACATGATGAAGGAATCTGCATGATTGCTGCTCTTGTTCAAGAGCCTCTGCCAAAAGAAAAATCGAGACTGTGTCAGCTCATCATGAAAATCTCTCAATCAGAATTCCGCTCATTAGAAAGCGTAAGTTTAGATTGGTTTAAAGTCTATTGGAAATGTGCTATTGAATCATTATTAAGGTTATACGATGCGTATGGGATAGCTCTCGAAGCACATCAACAAAATAGTGTGTTAAACATTTCTTCAGGTTATCCAACTACTTATTATTATCGTGATAACCAAGGATATTACTTATCAAAAACATATAAAGAAGAACTTCTATCAATAGAGCCTTCTTTGCAAGAAACAGAAGAGCTATTTTACGAAGATGCCCTTATTCATGATAGATTTATAAATTATTTGTTTATGAATCAATTGTTTCCCGTTATTTCCCGATTTGGAGCAGATCAGCTAATCGATGAAAAAGTTCTACTGAAGTGGTCTATCGATCAACTGCACTTATTAGAAAAAGAATTTACAGGCCACGGGAAGGCATTTGTTCATAACATTCTAAAACAAGAAAAGCTTGCGTTCAAAGCAAATTTATTAACAAGGTTTCATGATGTAGATGAACTAGAAGCCGAACTTGAACAAGCAGTATACACGACAATTCCAAATCCATTTGTTCTTCAGTATGAGGAGGTAGAATATGCAGCAGCTACAGCCTTTAGCTTCTAA
- a CDS encoding (2Fe-2S)-binding protein, with product MNLEAYGVKTSDSVIGIPLAYLEDKKILLPIINQYAHYLETDSLVIAGSLFFKRYAVLTAAAALDYFGLQQKKVDWLGYATFDSTQFLLFVRDEVKTEIAVCWEEQILSRHLFRLVEIISKECKINKNILWENVAVRLNAVLKRNQTKYPLNHLEFVHSRITQFSPQWIENMDNPIQKYCHLIVTERKTCCRYYQLDKKEEGMDYCLVCPLKK from the coding sequence ATGAATTTAGAGGCTTATGGTGTAAAGACTTCTGATTCTGTAATAGGAATACCACTGGCGTATTTGGAAGATAAAAAAATCCTTTTACCGATAATCAATCAATATGCACATTATTTAGAAACGGATTCATTAGTAATTGCAGGATCCTTATTTTTTAAACGCTATGCTGTATTAACAGCTGCTGCTGCACTTGATTATTTTGGTTTACAACAAAAAAAGGTAGATTGGTTAGGATATGCAACCTTTGATTCAACGCAATTTTTATTATTTGTTCGAGATGAAGTGAAAACCGAAATTGCTGTTTGTTGGGAAGAACAAATACTATCACGCCATTTGTTTCGATTAGTAGAAATTATTTCTAAGGAATGTAAAATTAATAAAAATATTTTATGGGAAAATGTAGCGGTAAGATTAAACGCTGTACTCAAGCGAAATCAGACAAAGTATCCATTAAATCATTTGGAATTTGTTCATAGTCGGATTACACAATTTTCCCCTCAATGGATTGAAAATATGGATAACCCAATTCAAAAATATTGTCACCTTATAGTTACAGAACGAAAAACTTGCTGTCGTTATTATCAATTAGATAAAAAAGAAGAGGGAATGGATTACTGCCTCGTTTGTCCTTTAAAGAAATGA
- a CDS encoding MerR family transcriptional regulator, which produces MAALYATGAFAEQLGISKASLQHYITILEEHGYEVRRNNRMHRQFSNEDLMILRAFLALNKHRGLKLKEAAQTVTDPKFEPAEILQHDIIPTSYQVSQFEDLSNSMELLATHIYGIEQKNIQLLTLIEEQRTQNELLIEQNQTLKQQFGVMMQHILDQANEPSYPVQQRQLDRVEQQNSAIMSALNKLNVAQQELHATPLPESEKQVKGLIGKLFK; this is translated from the coding sequence ATGGCCGCACTATATGCGACTGGTGCATTTGCTGAACAACTCGGCATTAGTAAAGCATCACTACAACATTACATAACAATTCTAGAGGAGCACGGATATGAAGTTCGACGCAATAACCGTATGCATCGTCAATTTTCTAACGAAGATTTAATGATATTGCGTGCTTTTTTAGCGTTAAATAAACACCGTGGCTTAAAATTAAAAGAAGCTGCACAAACAGTAACAGATCCAAAATTCGAGCCCGCGGAAATTTTACAGCACGATATTATTCCAACATCATATCAAGTGTCACAATTTGAAGATTTATCAAATTCAATGGAATTGTTAGCGACGCACATTTACGGCATCGAGCAAAAAAACATACAACTATTAACTTTAATCGAAGAGCAACGTACACAAAATGAGCTATTGATTGAGCAAAACCAAACGTTAAAGCAACAGTTTGGCGTCATGATGCAACACATTTTGGACCAAGCAAATGAGCCAAGCTACCCCGTACAGCAACGCCAGCTCGACCGAGTCGAACAGCAAAACAGTGCGATAATGAGTGCATTAAATAAACTTAACGTTGCGCAACAAGAGCTCCACGCTACACCCCTACCTGAATCTGAAAAACAAGTGAAAGGTTTGATTGGGAAGTTGTTTAAATAA
- a CDS encoding AMP-binding protein, with the protein MFYVNDQFYTVEDIEKQYEIYESLSHLRECHNRRVAICTDDIFQYIALCLYIRQKGGSVVPIHPATPKEGSVRLASSAGSHLLLFQSIDSFIELSNHSNNQEGVLVQMSSGTTGAPKCIERTWSSVEEEIESYVKTLPVDSLTNSVVACPVTHSYGFICGVLACIRRGAKPVIITNSNPKYILKKLKEFPKHILYAAPTLLYTLSRLLPIDQQFDRVMTSGTVMPHSWLISLREKSRQVLQQYGCSESGCVAIHPNVEDPKEMGYLLPHVKVTAGDKQTPSEIIIELSTQTIYTKDLGYIEDNVLSFLARMDDTINVAGLNVYPQEVETVLMDDPRIVEAVVYKKQNNLSGERVCAIYVSTEPIENMELREWCRKFLAPHQIPMEFVFVHEIEKLPNGKVSRKKLGGIPV; encoded by the coding sequence ATGTTTTATGTCAATGATCAATTTTATACAGTAGAAGATATCGAGAAGCAATATGAAATATACGAAAGCTTATCTCATCTAAGAGAGTGTCACAATCGAAGAGTAGCTATTTGTACGGATGATATTTTCCAATATATAGCTCTTTGTTTATATATTCGCCAAAAAGGCGGATCAGTCGTCCCAATCCATCCAGCGACGCCAAAAGAGGGATCTGTACGGCTTGCTTCTTCAGCAGGTAGTCATCTTTTGTTATTCCAATCGATCGATTCTTTCATCGAACTATCAAATCATTCCAATAACCAAGAAGGAGTATTAGTTCAAATGAGCTCAGGTACAACAGGAGCTCCGAAATGTATTGAACGAACGTGGAGTTCAGTGGAAGAAGAGATTGAAAGCTATGTGAAGACGTTACCTGTCGATTCCTTGACAAATTCAGTTGTCGCTTGTCCGGTTACCCATTCTTATGGATTCATTTGTGGTGTATTGGCTTGCATAAGAAGGGGAGCAAAGCCGGTTATTATTACGAATAGTAATCCAAAATATATTTTGAAAAAGCTAAAAGAATTTCCAAAGCACATACTCTATGCGGCTCCAACTTTACTTTATACATTAAGTCGATTATTGCCAATTGATCAACAATTTGATCGTGTGATGACGTCAGGAACTGTGATGCCGCATAGCTGGTTGATATCATTAAGAGAGAAATCTCGCCAAGTATTACAGCAGTATGGATGCTCTGAATCCGGGTGTGTTGCGATTCACCCTAATGTGGAAGATCCGAAAGAAATGGGCTACCTCCTTCCTCATGTGAAGGTGACAGCTGGTGACAAACAAACACCGAGCGAAATTATCATTGAATTGTCTACACAAACGATTTATACAAAAGATCTTGGCTATATAGAAGATAATGTTCTTTCTTTTCTTGCAAGAATGGATGACACGATTAATGTAGCAGGCTTGAATGTGTATCCGCAAGAAGTTGAAACCGTGTTAATGGATGACCCAAGAATAGTCGAAGCAGTCGTATATAAGAAACAAAACAATCTATCAGGAGAGCGAGTATGCGCAATATACGTGTCTACTGAACCAATCGAAAATATGGAGCTTAGAGAATGGTGCAGGAAATTTCTCGCTCCCCATCAAATTCCGATGGAGTTTGTGTTTGTTCATGAAATTGAAAAGTTGCCAAATGGAAAAGTAAGTAGAAAAAAACTTGGGGGCATACCAGTATGA